One genomic window of Aethina tumida isolate Nest 87 chromosome 3, icAetTumi1.1, whole genome shotgun sequence includes the following:
- the LOC109603148 gene encoding uncharacterized protein LOC109603148, translating to MALIQGKLGDIPQDAVILSEKEALDYQTKILSKWKNSSDTFGFKYGSSVLVGSTVLTGLYLNNFLRGKLKLLHYGRASSYLPICVIPSAVGFLLHTEMVLKDVILQKTGTCPICLELRSAAIQAGCGFIFPFISASLSNLLLANKYVTARLPSLINEPGAVFKFMVTKMKPIQNILFAMFVGQALLGSAVTYFEAKSVYTVNEKLAKLEYDLEHKH from the exons atggcATTAATACAAGGGAAATTGGGTGACATACCACAAGATGCGGTTATTCTATCCGAAAAAGAAGCATTAGATTACCAAACGAAAATTTTGAGTAAATGGAAGAATTCATCTGATAC ttttggcTTCAAGTACGGATCTTCTGTTCTAGTTGGTAGTACAGTTTTGACTGGATTGtacctaaataattttcttcgaGGAAAGCTGAAGTTATTGCACTATGGTAGAGCATCATCATATTTACCTATTTGTGTGATTCCCAGTGCTGTGGGTTTTCTGCTTCACAcagaa ATGGTTTTAAAGGATGTGATCCTTCAAAAAACAGGTACCTGTCCTATTTGTTTGGAGTTAAGATCAGCAGCAATTCAAGCTGGGTGTGGTTTCATTTTTCCCTTCATTTCTGCGtcattatctaatttattg TTggcaaataaatatgtaacagCAAGACTACCATCTTTAATCAATGAACCAGGAGCAGTCTTCAAGTTTATGGTTACAAAAATGAAGCCTATACAGAATATCTTATTTGCAATGTTTGTTGGTCAGGCACTTTTGGGGTCTGCAGTAACATACTTTGAGGCTAAATCTGTTTACAcagtaaatgaaaaattggcAAAACTAGAGTATGATTTGGAACATAAACATTAA